The genomic stretch CTCTTCCACAGGGCTATTTGTGCTTCTTTACAACATAGGTTGATAGGTTTAAAGACCGAGTATTTCAGGAAACATGAAAGCTGTTAGCTTTTAAATGTCAGGGCCCCAAATTGATCCAATGTCATTTCTCCTGTATTTTAATGGTCAGTCTTAGTTGGGCTAGATTTAAGGGTCATAGGCCCCACTTCTTGATGGGTAGAATGTCAGAGAATTTGTAACTATCTCAATCTACTATACAGTTTGATCCCAGGAGGGGATAAAAGTTAGAGGAGCATATTTTTCTTCTCCAGTGTTTATTCTTTCCTGAGGAATAAGTAGTAACTTGTCTACTTATAGAATACCGTAGAAGAAATTATATACACTTGACTGAGTCTCTTTTCTAGTCTGATGTCATGGCATATGTTAGTAGGGTTAGTGAGATGGGCTCTGCTTTGTGGGGAGGGgttgtggttttttatttttttgctaaaaaTTGTGGTAACATAGATGTAATAAAATGTAttgtaaccattttaaagtgtatagttCTCTGATATTGGGTATATTCACAGTTTTGTGCAACCTATCACAATCATCCAGAacttcatcaccccaaaaggaaaccctttAGTCCTTAAGCACTTACTTCCACTTCCCCCATAAGCTTGACAACCACTAGTCTGCTTTCTGTCtggatttacctattctttttttctttttaaagattttatttatttatgcatgagagacacagagagagagagagagaaagagaggcagagaacacaggcagagggagaagacggctccatgcaaggagcccgatgctgggctcaatcccgggactccaggatcatgccctgggccaaaggcaggagctaaactgctgagccacccagggttccctggatttacctattctgggtTATTTCATTTAACTAGAATTATATGATAGGTAGacttgtgtctggcttttttcacttatgtGTTCCAGGTTTATtgatgttgtagcatgtatcagtacttcattccatTGTGGAATAATATTCCGTTATATGGGTACGAcacattttattcatctgttgatggacacttccACCATTTGgatattgcaaataatgcttcTAATATTGGCATATAAGTATCCATTTGCATCTCCATTCTTTTGGGTACATGCctagagtggaattgctgggtcctatatagtttttaatttttaacttttttgaggaattgcttgttttccatagcagctgcatcaTCTTACATTTCTACCAGTAGTGtatgggcttcagttttctctccATCCTTGCCAACTCTTTATTTGAGTGAGAGggagcaagtggggggaggggcagagggagagaatttctttttttaagttttattattttagaaagtgcagggtggggtagagggagagagagaatctcaagcagactctgcactgagtgcagagcctgacctgtggggctcaatctcagataCATGATTCgcaaatattttcccccttttctgtaAGTTGTCTGTTCACTTTCTTGTTAATGTCTTTTGTacaaaagtgtttaatttttgatgaagtcaaatttatctgtttcatgttttcttttgttgctcttGTTTTTGGTGGTATATATAAGAATCCATTGCCAAgtccaaagtcatgaagatttttttcctgtttttcttacaAGAATTTTATCAGCTTAGCTTTTATGATCATTGATCCATTTGAATTGGTTCTGTGGTTTCTAGATTTGCAAAGGAAAGGTAAGATTCAATGCATATCCATTCCtctctttcaagaaaaaagaaaaagaacaaggacAAGTAATACTTCAGTCAAAACATGATAACCAAAGGTTAAAATATAACTGTCTTTGGTTTTCCTAGAACAGTGTTGaccttctttatttcctcttctcaTACCTGTCTCCACTCTGTCTACATATACAACCACTCAATATGGCCTCCATCTTGCAGTGATCAAGTGTGATTTGTGTCCTATCCAGACTCTAAGCTTACAATCTCACATTACGTACACATTGTGAACACTGATCCCAGTCTGCTTGTGGCTCTGTTAGAAGTCCAGACATCACATACTAAGCAGGTAGTACCTGCAAACCAGCCTAGCAAAGCTATGTCAGTGAAATCCACACAGAATCTGTGAAGACGTAGTATTTCTCAACTCTTAATTTCACATCAGAAGCAactgaagagattaaaaaataagcccACCCCAGACCAAGTGGAATTGTTATATCTGGCTAAAGTCAAGCATGATTTTGTAAAGCTGAAGTGATTGTAATATGCTGCCAGCACTAGACCCACGGATTTAAAGGGAAATGAGAATTTATTAGTCACTTAAGGCAGTGTTTCTCAACATCATTGTGCGTGTGACCTGTGGTCTTGTTAAAATGTGTGTTCATATTCAAAAACTAACTCAGAATGGATCCAAGAcataaatgtaagagctaaaactataaaaacactGAGAAGAAACAAAGGTGTAGATCTTCCCAACTTTGGACTGGGCAGTGGTTTCTTAGCTAGGATTCCAAAAACAAGCAACCAATGAAAAATAAGTTGGACTTCAGCAAACTTGAATTCTGTACTTCAAAGTTGATAAGTAAACAACCCCACAGAATTGGCAGACGGTGTATCTGTTAAGAATCTACTATccagggcagtccgggtggctcagcggtttagcgccgccttcagcccagggcctggtcctggagacctgggatggagtccctacatggagcctgcttctccctctgcctgtgtttctgcgcctctcataaataaataaataaataaataaatgaatgaatgaatgaatgaatgaataaatgaataaattctactattcaggatatataaagaactcttacaatgcAACAAAGAGATGAAACAACCCCATTTAAAAAGgcacaaaggatttgaatagacatttctccaaagacgataAGCTAATAGCcaaataggcacatgaaaagatgttcaacatcattagggaaatgcactTCCAAACCTTAATGAGATGCCATTTTACACCTGCTAGGATGGCCATATACACAAAGATAGAAAGTGACAAGTGTTGGTAGggttgctagtgggaatgtaaaatgatgtagctACTTGGAAACCAGTTCAGCAGTCTTTTAAAAGGTTAACCACAGGAGCTCCAACTACAGAAGGAAGTGATATAGATCCTGAGAGATTAATCCACTAGTTCTCTGTTACTCAGACCTCAGTATAATCAACTGCTGCTACCTGACCCTTACTTAAGATGGAAAGCCTACCAAATTCTCACTTCTTGAGAAGGGAAATTCAAGTTAAACACTGAGCTCTGCTTGCGTCCTACAGATATATGTGTCCTCAACTACTTCACATCTAGGCCTAACAGATCTTAGTGATGATGATCTCTGATGATTAGAGGGAAGAAAGGCAGTGCCTGTCATCAAGGAGCTGGCCTGCTACTAAAATTGAGGTCTCTTTGTCCTGCTGAATTTTGCCAAATACCTACATAGTTACAAGACTGCTCAGTGACCAAAGTCAAAAGACCCATTGTGCAATTGTGCCTGCTCACAGAGAAAACCATGAACATTATCCAGTCCACAAAAATGACCAGTACCTCCCTGTCCTGGCTAATACACTTCTTGATGAGTGATAGCTTTAGCCTCAGTTTATTTCTTTCACCTTAAGATCCCAGTGATTCTCCAGTTCCTCTGCAGCTTCCTTGAATCCTCCCTCAAATCACCTAATGTGTCCATCTAAAACATAAGTCCTTTTgtgacatccttttttttttttttttttttagattttatttattcatgagagagacagagcggcagagacacaggcagagggagaagcaggctctgggagcctgacacgggacttgatcctgagaccaggatcatgccctgagccaaaggcagacactcaactgctgagccacccaggcatccccttttgTGACATcttaactgccccccccccccccccgtgattCTGAAGGTTTGTTCTCCCTTATTCAATGAGCAATAAACCCGACTTGTATAATGCCGGTGTGTTCCTATATCATTGGGCTGAGTAGTGGCTGCCCTTTTTAGATAAGGCACGCATTATCTGTTGTGTCATAGCCCTTGACACTACCTGATGTCTGCTATATACCACCATTATTGTTTTTTCTAGGCCCTCTGGGCATTCAAATGTGTGGGTCCTACCACTGACTGTCATGATTTGGGGACATACCCTCCActacctccaccaccacctcatTGGATCCTTAGTTGAGCTATGTGTTAGGTATTCACATTAGGTCTTGGGTCCTCCTGAGTGATGGCCCATGACTTTACAACCTTAACCCAGAAAGTAAAATTCAGTTTCTGCAGCATTTAAGGTTGCTGGGGGAAGACTTCACTGGAGGGATTGAAGATTGTCTGGAAATTGACACCAGGCTACATTTTACACTTGAGATGCTGTAAAGGTTGAAACCCCTCCCTACTTGGAGGCCCAACACAACTTGTAGGCTGGATGTCTAGTATTCTCTTCCTTGGTAATGGCTGGGCATTCATTATGCCCACAAAACAGTTAATACTTAAATTTCAATCATTTTGAACATACAGATCTGCCATTCAGTGAAGGGAGAATAAACCTGCATAGTAGTGTCAAAACATGAAAATCTGGGTGATGGTACCTTTGATTAAAGCCAAGCCtgttggggtccctgggtggctcagtggtttagcacctgccttcggcccagggcgtgatcctggagccccaggatcaagtctggcatcaggctccctgtatggagcctgcttctccctctgcttatgtctctgtctctctctctgtgtctttcatgaataaataaataaaatcttaaaaagaaaaataaagccagcCTGTTCTAATCTCTCCCTTCTGGCCCTTCCATTCGAGGGAAGATAGATTGCTCATCAGAGCAGTCTCTAGAGAATCCTGGCCTGACGGTATGAGTTCTGGGCCTCTGGGACACTGGTGACACCCCGTAGTGGTGTCTTGCCCATAGTTACCCAGTGAGTGTATGGCAGTGTTGTACCTGGAGCTCAGCGTCTCCTGACTCCAGAGCCGGTGCACAGCCCATCTCAGTCTCAACAGGCTCTGAGGGCTCGGCAGGGGTGTTAGCAGAGCCTGGCAGCAGTTAAGGAGGAGGACCTGTTAAATCCCAAAGACTTAAGATTCACATTCTAAGCAGGGGTTCATAAGCTCCTCACAGTCTGAAAAGCAGAGGAGTGGGGTTTGTCCTATGGCCACACTCCGTCAGCCTCCAGGGAGTGACAGCTGTAACAAGGGCTGGCTAGTTGTGTCCATTTCGGCCTCCGCACTGTGCGTGTATTCTCTCAGTTCTAACTTGACGAGGCAGGTGGTGCTttataggaaaggaaaaagtacCGACTGGAGTGGGGGGTGAGATGGAGAAGTCCTGCCAGAGGGGTGTTAAGTGGTATTTGCAGGGTGGGGAAAATCACTGGCGTCTGTTTTGAGCCACAGCAAACAAGTCTCCCCGGCCCCTTCCCAGGTCGTGGAGGCTGAGCAAGGGTATGGGCAGGGACAGGACAGAGCGGCTGCCTGCGGGAGGTATTCTCCAGGGCTGGGAGCTCAAGTGTGCGGGCCGTGCTCCCCGGGCCACCAGGGGGCAGTACTAGCCCATGCCTTGGCCTCTCTGTGGCCGTCTTGGGAAGATcggagcagtgattctcaaccccAGCAGAGTCCCTGCCTCTGGTTATTTTTAACAGCAATTTTTTGATATCCCCCATAACCACCTTGCAGTGAGACTGATGGCTACTAAAAACCCCAGCAAATACTGAATAGGACACCTTAACTCTAACAAAGGGAAAGTAACTTGTAATAAACTAATGAGTTTCAATATGTAACATTTGGACACAGTTACCCTAAAGCAACCCAGTGGAGCAGTTGGGTGCTTGTGCCTGTGGGCAGGTAAGGGTGTCGATGGAGTGTGATGGAGCAGGTTATATTCGTGATGGGAAAATACACCATGATCTTCTGAAATGGTAAACAatttgtggtaaaaaaaaaaaaaaaaggaatacaattGCTCCTATGGTATTCTCAGAAACTTCATTGTATGGTACAACtgcaaaaaacatttttattgagggATATGATAGATTCTGTGTTCCTATAATCATAAACAGGCTTTTTCACCAGGTCCTACGTGACAGTCCAGCAGGATGAAAATCAATTCCTTTTTGGGAGTAGCTGCCTTCACCGAGAACTCTGGCCTGGGCCAGAGGCTATGAGATACCCCATCTTTCCACCCCAATGGAAGCCAGCTGAGAACCAGAGCTTTGTGTTACCCTGCAGGTCCTTAGACCCTGCAGAATGCCTATCACAGTACTCAATCCAGACTCACTGAGTGCAATGGACAATCACCGAGTCCTTCCTCTATGTTGGGGGGACTTTCGGCCTGCCTGAGTATGTTGACTGGCCTACTGGAGAGCTCAGATGCTGAGCAGTGACGGTTGACAGAGACTGAAGCCAGGCAGGAGCTGCCTCTCTAGTCACCTGGCAGAGAGGAAAACCTGAGGCttaaacttcagttttcttaAGCAAGGTCTGTCTACCCAGAAGGGTTCTTTCACTCCCTGGCACCCCCGACAGATACTCTATTTCTGGTTCTCAAGACAGACTGCATGCCCTTGGAGAAAAACAGGTTATTGGTTCCAAAATTCACTTTCAGGGCAGGGCTATTCGGTGGCCCTGCAGAGTAGCTGCATTCTGTGGCTTTGGTTAtgataaagagataaagaaactTCTTTCTGGAGCCTCTGGGGGAAGGGCTGAAACCCAGCCTGTGCTGACTAGATTGGCTGCTCTCCTGTGCTGAGTAGACTGGCATGCACCCGTGCCTCCCAACGTCCTACATGGCCTCCCCTAGCCCCATTGCCCCTGGCACATTGCTGCCCATGTGAAAGGTTCATTTCATGTCTGGGCTGTAACAGCTGTGGTGTTCCTTCTTTGTCCTAGGATCTGTTGCTGATGGCTTTTGCAGCAGGAAGGCAGGTGGCTGACACCAGCCTGGTCTCACAAGGGTCTCTGCAAAATGAGTGGGGACGGCTGGTCAGTGAGTCTCATGCTTCATCCACtgtgcttttaatttatttaccttGAGATAAtccaaggagagaggagaggattaGAAGTGTGTGGTGTGACATGACTTGGTGGTGAGTGGTTGATTTTGTACACGTTTCTGCTCCTGGGACCAATTTCTAGGGGATACCAAGGATAGCCAAGtttgatttatttgttcaaatataggTATGATCAAGAAATGTTCTAAATAAGGTGGTGATTTACAGCATCGATTACGGGCTTCCCTCTGATCGTTTGATTAGGTCATAGGAATTTGAATTTCTACTGAAGCTTTACTTTCAGAGTTCCCTGCTGTTTCCTCTCAGTGTGTCAGAGtacaaattcctaaaaatataccCCCAAAAGTGTATCTCAGTACACTATGATTTGTTCACCTTAGGAATTTAGAATACAGTATTGGCAAAGACACCAGAACATAGTTTGGGATGGAATAGAGGTTTCCTGATTGTTCTAGACTGCCAATCTGAAACTGTTCTCCTTTTATCTTAGAGTGTCCACGATTGTAGCAATTATCTCTGAAAGATTTTTGTCCACACTGATTTGAATGAAATTTTCTGGAGCTGATGGGGGCTCCAGAGTATCAAACTGGGACTGCAGTAATTCAGGAGGCATGAAATGTCCTTTTCTTTTGAGTAAGCGTCCAGAGATGACCTCAAACGACCCATTCAGATGGACCACGAGGAGCTTCACCTTGGCTGGCTGTTTGTCCTTCCCTGTCCCATCAGACTTCAGAGGTGTGCCATCTTTTCCTCGTATTAAGATGTCTCTGTACATTTTCTTCAGACCTGAACAGGCTAGAACCACATGCTGTCCGGAGGCTACATCTCTGTTTAAAAAAGGGGGAGTGGGACTAAGAATAAGGACATTGAAAATCATTGGTGTCAATTCTAGGTCGAAGACTCCGGTCCTACTTCTCTGCCAGTGGAAGGCATTACAAAATGGCAGACAAGTATCAGGCAGTCCAGGCTTTAAGGTAAAGCTCTTCCTTCTGCTAGTGAACTGAGCCATCCCTTGGGCAAGGTATTTACCTCCCTGAGCATCAGTTCATTTTCTGCTAAATGGGGCTACATAGAGTACCTGTCCATAGAATTGTGAGAAAAAGTTTATCAAGGTGGCCAGGTCACAGGAAGTGCTCGGTAGGTGTCAGCTGTGCTGTGAATGTAGGATGTGGCTCAGCCACCACTTGTGGACATGGACACACACATCGGCTCAGGTTCTCTACAGGTGTTCAGTGATATGAATTTTACAACTGGGTTT from Canis aureus isolate CA01 chromosome 1, VMU_Caureus_v.1.0, whole genome shotgun sequence encodes the following:
- the IDNK gene encoding putative gluconokinase isoform X3 — translated: MGKGIPLNDQDRIPWLCNLHDILLRDVASGQHVVLACSGLKKMYRDILIRGKDGTPLKSDGTGKDKQPAKVKLLVVHLNGSFEVISGRLLKRKGHFMPPELLQSQFDTLEPPSAPENFIQISVDKNLSEIIATIVDTLR
- the IDNK gene encoding putative gluconokinase isoform X1 — encoded protein: MAAPDVLLVMGVSGSGKSTVGALLASELGWKFYDADDYHPEENRTKMGKGIPLNDQDRIPWLCNLHDILLRDVASGQHVVLACSGLKKMYRDILIRGKDGTPLKSDGTGKDKQPAKVKLLVVHLNGSFEVISGRLLKRKGHFMPPELLQSQFDTLEPPSAPENFIQISVDKNLSEIIATIVDTLR